The genome window CGCCGGGGATCTGTCCGTAAGCACTGAGAATGGCCTTGATCAGGCCCGGGAAGCGTTCGTCGAGCTCTGTGCAGCGGGTTTGATTGCGCATCTCCACGCCCTGGCGTTCGCTGACGATCAGCCCGGACTCGCGCAGCACCTTGAAATGGTTCGACAGCGATGACTTCGGGATGATGCGGTCGCCGAGTTCGGCAAGCGCAGAACAGGTGTTGCCGCAGGCGGCGCCGGCAAGCCGGGCGTAGATGGCGGCGCGTTCCGGATCGGACAGCGCATAGAGGATCGCCTCGGGCCGGATGTCCTCCAGGGCTGGATGAAAGAGCGGTCTCATGAATTTTATATAGCGTCCCTTGACATTAAGATCAACAGTTCCGAATTTCTGAACTACGGAACAAGGCCGTCAGCTTCGACGGCAGTCCGCCCCAGAAGGAATTGGATATGGCTAAGCTTACGGGAAAGGTCGCAGTGGTCACGGGGGCCTCGAAAGGCATCGGCGCCGCGATTGCCAAGGCTCTTGCGGCGGAAGGCGCGCAAGTGGTGGTGAATTACGCTTCGAGCAAGGCTGGAGCAGACGCGGTGGTCGAGGCGATCAACACGGCCGGCGGCAAGGCCATCGCCGTCCAGGGCGATGTTTCGAAGGCCGAGCAGGCACAGGGTCTGGTCGATGCCGCGGTCAAAGAATTCGGCAAGCTCGACGTGCTGGTCAACAACTCCGGCGTCTATGAATTCACCCCGATCGACGAGGTGACCGAGGAACAATACCGCCGCATGTTCGACGTCAATGTTCTCGGTGTTCTCCTGACCACCCAGGCCGCAGTCAAGCATCTCGGTGAGGGCGGCAGCGTCATCAACATCTCCTCGGTGGTCACCAGCCTGGCTCCGCCGACCTCGGCCGTCTACACCGGCACCAAGGGCGCCGTCGAGGGCATCAACAGCGTGCTCGCCAAGGAGCTCGGCCCGCGCAAGATCCGCGTCAACGCCATCTTGCCCGGGATCGTCGAGACCGAGGGGACGCACACCGCCGGCGTCATCGGCTCGGATTTCGAACAGACGATGGTCGCCCAGACGCCGCTCGGCCGCACCGGCCAGCCGGACGATATCGCCGGCGTCGCGGTCTTCCTCGCTTCCGACGATGCCCGCTGGCTGACCGGCGAACGCTTGGCCGCCAGCGGCGGTTTTCGCTGAGGTCGGTTCGGCTTTCTAAAGCACGACGCTCACCCCGCGCTCCGTCTTCCCAGAGCGGTTCAGCTTTCAACGGAAACGCCGAACCGCTCTGTTCTTTGTTTTTGCGCAATTCCCGGCAAAGGCGCTTCGCGCTTTGCCTGGGAAAACCGCTTCGCACTTTTCCTGGAACTGCTCCAGGGCTTGACCCGAGGATCCACTTGGGTTCGATCGGCTGCGGTCATGGATTCCAGGCTCAAGGCCTGGAATGACGGAGGTTGGAGGTGGCTTTCGCCGAACACGCCGCCGGCGCAGCCGCATGGGGCCAAACACGTCACTCGCCTTGGC of Rhizobium sp. BT04 contains these proteins:
- a CDS encoding helix-turn-helix transcriptional regulator, with amino-acid sequence MRPLFHPALEDIRPEAILYALSDPERAAIYARLAGAACGNTCSALAELGDRIIPKSSLSNHFKVLRESGLIVSERQGVEMRNQTRCTELDERFPGLIKAILSAYGQIPGEPKTD
- a CDS encoding glucose 1-dehydrogenase, with the translated sequence MAKLTGKVAVVTGASKGIGAAIAKALAAEGAQVVVNYASSKAGADAVVEAINTAGGKAIAVQGDVSKAEQAQGLVDAAVKEFGKLDVLVNNSGVYEFTPIDEVTEEQYRRMFDVNVLGVLLTTQAAVKHLGEGGSVINISSVVTSLAPPTSAVYTGTKGAVEGINSVLAKELGPRKIRVNAILPGIVETEGTHTAGVIGSDFEQTMVAQTPLGRTGQPDDIAGVAVFLASDDARWLTGERLAASGGFR